The genome window GTCTTATCACCTTGTGTTGCAGTCTGGGTTCTGCCCGCACACATTCCTCGCTACCTTCTTCGTGTCTGAGAATCTCCAGCTTCACCTCCTTTTCTGGACCCAAGGGCCTGGCGGGGCTTCCAGCTGGGACCAGACCTCCATGGATCCACTCCAGAAACGGAATCCAGCATCACCTTCCAAATCTTCCCTGATGACAGCTGCAGAGACTTCCCAGGAAGATCCAGCGTCCTCTCAGCCTTCTTACTCAGAACAGCCGATGATGGGCCTCAGTAACCTGAGCCCCGGTCCTGGCCCCAGCCAGGCCGTGCCTCTCCCAGAGGGGCTGCTCCACCAGCGGTACAGAGAGGAGAAGACGCTGGAAGAGCGGCAGTGGGAGAGGCTGGAGTTCCTTCAGAGGAAGAAAGCGTTCCTGCGGCACGTGAGGAGGAGACACCGCGATCACATGGCCCCCTATGCTGTTGGGAGGGAAGCCAGAGTCTCCCCGTTAGGTGACCGAGGTCAGAATCGATTCCGATGTGAATGTCGATACTGCCAGAGCCACAGGCCAAATCTTTCTGGGATCCCTGGGGAGAGCAACAGGGCCCCACAACCCTCCTCCTGGGAGACGCTGGTGCAGGGCCTGAGTGGCTTGACCCTCAGCCTAGGCACCAACCAGCCCGGGCCTCTGCCCGAAGCAGCACTCCAACCACAGGAGACAGAGGAGAAGCGCCAGCGAGAGAGGCAGCAGGAGAGCAAAATAATGTTTCAGAGGCTGCTGAAGCAGTGGTTAGAGGAAAACTGAGACGTGCACCCACATGGGATGGAGACCCAAAGGGACTGCCGTGTTGGCAGCGCCTGGGTGTGGGCCCATTTTGGGGACCAAACACCAAGCTGTGGTCGGATGAGTGCCAGGACCTGTGTGCCGGGACACGTGGGAATCCTCCCAGCATGATGCTTGACCGACCCCAGGAAGGTCCTCATCTTTCGTGCCTGTCATTCTCGGATGGCTGTGAGGCATTCCTTGGCAAGGGACGCTGCATACCAGCGGTCCTCGCCGCATCTCACGTGGCTCCCGTGATGCATGTTGTTGCTTTCCCACCCGGGATCTccatctctcttcccttcctgctGTCAGTAAGAGATCACATGTCTGTGTAGTGTGAATGCCTTGTCGCTGTCCTGTGCTTTTGCACCATTGAGTTGACTGCCTCTGAGAAGCAGCACTAGGCCTGTTGAATTGCAGTGTGCTGCCCTGAGATCCCGTTTCAAGAATGGGCAGCTAAACGCAGTGTGGGAAAGGGATGTGGAATGAGAACTTGGTGGTTCACCGCTGTACTGTTTGTGTAATCATTTATGTATGTGGTAAGCTACATGTATGTAAATATTGCAATACCCCTAACAGCCGAGTAGTAGTCTCCCTTGCAGGAATTTCTGACGGGGTTCTTCATCATCAGtaccaaataaatatatgtagGAATGGAAAATGGGTGTAGAATTCAGGTTTGTTCCTCACTATTGGTTGGTTTCTCATTAGATCTGAGCTGACTACCTTGAAATCTCCCCAAGCAGGGGATCCGGGTTTATTGAGGGAAGCTCTACGCTGTGGAGACTGGGAACGGGGGAGGGAGGGCACCAGAGAACACAGCCCAGTCACTGTTTGAGCCCTGCAGCGGGACCAGCATCCAGACCGGCGAGGCAGGGCCATGACTTCGAAGAGAGGCTTCCTGTGCACAGGAGACGTGGAAGCAAGAGTCCACCACCCACGGTGAGAGCCCTGCGTGTTGGTGCTGGTGCCCTGGCTTAGGGGCTGCGGCGCCATTGCTTGTTGTGTGGTGGGCCCAGGTGGCTGAACCTGAGCAACAGTTTGCACCTGCTTTGTCAGAACCAGAGCATCCTTGGGTTCTTCCAACATCTTATTGGGATTTAGAcatgtgtgtcttttaatttcaGGAGGCACAAATGattaaatctctctcttttttttaacctctgcAGAATCCTGAGATGTGAACCCAGCCAGTACCCGTGTGACTCCTCTGAACTGAAAACAAATTCTGCTTTGTGTCAGTCTGTTTTAGGTAGTCCCCAGAGCTGTCTTGCTGCAAAAGTCTGTGCGTCTCCTGCCGACAGAAGTGGCTTGAAAACAGGTAAGTGTCTTAGGTTCTGATGCTGAGATCTCATGAGAGAGTTGACAGTTGAACTGACCTAGCTCcaggggagaagggaaaaaacaGCAGGGCTATTCCTTCTTGAAACACAAAGGCCTAAATGCAGACCGGTAAATCTCAGAGGGCTTCAGAGGGGTTCGGGTTTCAAAGGGGTTCAAGGCGTTGCCCTTTGGCTGATGTTTCCTAGGGTTCTGACGGTATTTTCCCCATTTCTGTATGTCAGCTGCCTTCCTCCACTGCCACACACCCATCCTCTAGCAACATTTTCAGTTCCGCTTTATGAATTTGGAAAGCAGAACACCAGAGAAGTTAGGGAACTAGCCCACGGTGGCACAGGCAGTAAGAGGTAGAACTAGCATCCGAACCAGCACCCGAACCTAGGCAGGCTGGGATCGGAGCTGGCCCCCTTCAGCAGTTCACCTCTGTGAAGGCTGTGGGTGAAGTGCCTAGAGCCGGGCTTTGCTGCTCATTTCATAGCTGGTAGCACCAGGTCTTGGTGAGATCCATTGCTGAATCCTCCACACAGTGCCGTGGGCCAGGTACAATCATCCCCACCTTGCGGAGAGTTTGTGCAGGTCCTAAGGTGGTGGCCAGAGATGCATGCATTTGTCTGACTCCCCAGCCACTCAGATGCTCTCTGCGGACCTTCTCAGTCAGCCCAGTAAGCACGCCAGGTCCGTGCTGCCAGTGACAGTCATCATTTCAGCAATCATCAGggtttccattttctcaccttgCCTCTCTCCCTTCTGGGCTACGTCGACTGTCATGGTGGGGAGGTGAGGAGGAGTTGCAGAGGTAGCCCTGCTCCGGGGGATTGAGCGATTCATCAGGGAGAGAGAGCTGACCCCATCTTAGTCTGTGTCCTTCTGCTATATCATGAAATACAACGGGCTGGGTGCTCTGGATTGGATATGGTGTGTTTATCCCCACCAAGAGTCAGGTTGAAGTTGAATCCCCAGTGctgcagtgttgggaggtgggtcctagtgggaggtgtttgggtcatggcagggatccctcatgaatgattCCGTGTCCTGTGATGCCATCGTGCTGGGCTGAGTTCTTACTCTCACAGGTATGAATTAGTTCGCAGGAGAGTGGATTGTTCACAAGATTCTGGCCTCCCTGgattctctctcccttccttctttccaagtgatctcgttgcaCGCGCCAGCTCCTCttccactttccaccatgagtTGAAGCAGCccgaggccctcaccagatgcagttGCCCAAAAATGAATGTTTCAGCCAGCAGAATTGTGAGCCAGATAAACcaattgtttcttttaatttaaaaggtgTATTTATATgaattgtttttagagacagggtgatGCTCTGTTGCCGACgagagtggagtggcacgatcatggctcactacagccttgaactcagGTGGGATGCTCCCACCTGAGCCAAGTAGCTCAAGGATGTACTGCCATGCCAGGCTAATCTTTAAATGTTCTGTAGAGATAGCGTCTggccgtgttgcccaggcagatctcgaaCTTcaggcctgaagtgatcctcccaccttggcctctcagagtcctgggattaacaggcacgagccaccgtgcctggcttccagttttctttagaaatgagccagtctcaggtattctgttatagcaaagCAAAATGAACCAAGACAGCTGGCAATTTGTAAtggaaacaaatttatttctcatgaccctggatgctgggaagtccaaaacgAAGGTACCGGTATCTGGTATCTGGTGAGAGTCTTCTTGGTATTTCCTCACGTGGCAAAAGGTGGAAGGACAAGCCGGGAAGAATGTTATGTCCTCACATAGCAGACGAGGAAAAGAGAGAGCAAACCGACTTCCGCAAGCTCTTTTCATAGCAGCATTCATTCACTCACGAGGGCTCTGCCGTGATGGCCTAAACACCTGCTGTTATTCcacacctcccaacactgttgcagtGGGGATTAATTTCACTgtgagttttggagggaacacaAATATTGAAACGCTAGCAGGCACGCATTGTTGTGTCAGAGAACGGGTGTTTGATCCTGTGCGGTCCCAGTCCCAGGAGATGAAAGGAGTGAGAAGGATCTGAGTTGGAAACACCAGACATCAGGGGCTTGCTCAGGGAGGTCACAGATGCACAGTGCCACAGGGTCTCCAGGAACAGGCATGGAAAATGGGTGGGTGGCGGTAACTGAGGCACTCGGCACACCCTCCACATCCTCACTTCCAGGTCTTTGTCCCTGTACCTGCGTGTTGGGCGTGGATGGGACTTGGGGGTCATGTCTGAGACACCATACTATCCCAAGTTACAGACTAGGATCTGCAGTCCTGTGATGTCCACAGGTGTCCAGCATGCGACATTTCAGAGTAGAGACCACACCAAAAGCACCAGCAGGCGAGAAAGATTGGGACAGGGAAAGGTGCAAATGCAGTGATCACGTGGGACATCGGAGTAGACCCAGAGAATGTAAGGAAATAGAAAGACTACATTAAAAATTttcccactaggggcagtctagGCTCCAGTGCCTCGTTGGTGAAGTCTATCcaacatttacaaaatacataataccagcccttcacagattctttcaGAATGTAGAGGAGGAGGGAACATTTCCCAACTCATCCTCTGAAAATTGTATTACCCTGCAACTAAAGGCAgacagaggctgggcgtggtggctcacgcatgtaaccCCAAGATGTTGGGAatccgaggcgggcggaccacctgaggtcaggagtttgtgaccagcctggccaacatggtgaaaccccaactctactaaaaatacaaaaattagccgagtatagtggtgggcacctgtattcccagctactcgggaggcagaggcagaggcagaggcaggagaattgcttgaacctgggaggcacaggttgcagtgagcccagatcgcaccactgcactccagcttgggcaacaggcaAGATTTCTCTCAAaagcaataataatgataataataataataatagcaatgccAGACAGAGACAGCAGAAGAATACCATAAACCAATATCCATCATGAATATGCATGCGAAAATCCccaagaaaatattagcaaaccccAATCCAGCGACACATACAGTAGGTTACACAACATGACCAAGTGACATTTATTCTAGGAATGCATTCAAATTTCAGTTAAGGTAATCCACCCTGTTAATATAATAGAGGACAGGAACTATATCATCATCTTCAtagacagagaaaaatatttgacagtATCTGATGAAACCATGTCTGCACAAAGATATGTGCTcagatgttcactgcagcattttgCAGGAAGGCCCCAGAGTGGAAACAAGCCAAATGTCTACCAGTCAGTAAAGGGATAAAGaagtggtatatccatacagcCGAACGTTACTGAGCCATGACAAGGAACACGCTACTGATGCACGCTACAGCGTGTTTGTGCCTCCAAGACATGCTAACTGACAAATGTCAGACACAGAAGACCACTTACTGCACAAGTCAGTTTATAGGAAATGCCCAGAGAGGCAGCtctacagagagagaaaggagcttACTGGTTGCCTGGGCGGGCCTGGAGGTAAAGTAATGGGGATTGACTGCTGCTAGTGGGTACCAGGgatctttctggggtgatggaagtATTCTGAAACTGGATGGTGGTGAGGGCTGCAAAACTGTGTACATTTGCTTAATCTCTCCGTATTATTCCCTTTAGGTACGTGAAAGTTTGTGGCAAGCAAATTAAACCTTAGTAAAACCATTTAAAACATGTAGTGCAAACGTGACCGTAAGTCGTGGAGGAAAGGGTATGCAGTCATTTTTTCTACAACAGTAAGCAATATCCCCTTTCTTTTCCTATTCCACGTCCTGCCTACATGTCCTGCCTGGTCGCCTGGCTCCTCCACGTGCACCTGATGCTCCAGCCAGATAGACTGTGCACACCTGGGCAGAGGCAGTGCTGGTGAGTGCACGTctacgtgtgtgtctgtgtacggTGTACGCACGTTCCTGGTTCCTGCGCAGGCAGCCTGTGGGTGCGTGCACTAGTGACTGTCAATCCTCTGTCTGTGGGCAGGCTCCCATAATCCATGCTACATCCTGAATTCCACTGCCGGTTTTTCTGTTCACCAATCTCAAGGACCTGGCTTCAGTTTCCCTGGTAACCAACCTCAGCCCTTAGCTTCAACCTCTGAGCACAGGAAGACAGCCAGAGTGGGGAGGGGTGGTGTCTCACCCACAGGGCCCCTGCCGGAGCTGAGCACCCCAATGGGATGAGTGGCAGCACG of Macaca fascicularis isolate 582-1 chromosome X, T2T-MFA8v1.1 contains these proteins:
- the LOC135969268 gene encoding protein FAM156A/FAM156B — protein: MDPLQKRNPASPSKSSLMTAAETSQEDPASSQPSYSEQPMMGLSNLSPGPGPSQAVPLPEGLLHQRYREEKTLEERQWERLEFLQRKKAFLRHVRRRHRDHMAPYAVGREARVSPLGDRGQNRFRCECRYCQSHRPNLSGIPGESNRAPQPSSWETLVQGLSGLTLSLGTNQPGPLPEAALQPQETEEKRQRERQQESKIMFQRLLKQWLEEN